A stretch of Lathyrus oleraceus cultivar Zhongwan6 chromosome 6, CAAS_Psat_ZW6_1.0, whole genome shotgun sequence DNA encodes these proteins:
- the LOC127096104 gene encoding uncharacterized protein LOC127096104 — MAEYEACIFGIEAAIDLRIKILEVYGDSTLVISQVKGDWDTRDHKLIPYKEHVLKLVPYFDEITFHHIPREENQLADALATLASMFKVKWKNEASSFHLNYLDEPAYCLATEDETDGHPWFYDIMKFLENQEYPADASTTDKKYLRKLSSKFFLSGWVLYKTNYDSWEHYGEENFKSRILLDDYGD; from the exons atggccgaatacgaggcttgtatctttgGTATTGAAGCTGCTATCGATCTTAGAATCAAAATCCTAGAAGTCTATGGAGACTCAACCTTGGTAATCAGccaagtcaaaggagattgggatacTAGAGATCATAAGCTCATTCCTTACAAAGAGCATGTCTTGAAACTAGTCCCCTACTTCGACGAAATTACATTCCACCACAtccctcgagaagagaatcagctAGCTGACGCTTTGGCAACTTTGGCGTCCATGTTTAAAGTTAAGTGGAAGAATGAAGCGTCGTCCTTTCACCTGAACTACTTAGACGAACCTGCTTACTGTCTAGCAACAGAAGACGAAACTGACGGTCatccttggttctatgacatcatGAAATTCTTAGAGAACCAAGAGTATCCTGCGGACGCGTCCACCACCGACAAGAAGTATCTTCGAAAACtttcatccaaattcttcttaagtgGATGGGTATTATACAAGACAAATTATGATTcg TGGGAGCACTATGGTGAAGAAAATTTTAAGAGCCGGATactactggatgactatggagatTGA